The genomic segment CATTTGGATGATTTTGAAGTTCTGAGCAAATTAGATTGTGGAAATAATCTGAGTTTGAAGCAGCTTTTTCTACTAGATTTTCTTCTTCTAGTATGTTCAAAACTTCAACAGCAGCTCTGCATGCTAACGGGTTTCCACTATAGGTATGACTGTGTAAAAATGCTTTGCCATCATTGTAATCGCCATAGAAAGCATTATACACTTCATCACTTGTTCCTACTATTGCCATAGGAAGATATCCACCAGTTAAGCTTTTTGAAAGGCATATCAAATCAGGCGATATATTTGCGTGATCACATGCAAAGTATTTACCTGTTCTGCCAAAACCTGTAGCAATTTCATCTGCAATCAGTAGCACTCCATATTTAGTGCAGATTTCTCTCATTTTCTTTAAATATATTGGAGGATATACTTTGAGCCCGGCGGCGCCTTGTAAAAGCGGTTCTACTATCATAGCGCAGGTTTCATGGCCTTGCTCTTTGAAAGCTTCTTCTGCATATTCGAAACATTCTGCAGAGCAGCTACTAGAGTTTTTGCCGTAAGGACATCTATAGCAATCAGGACTTTGAATTCGTTTTGTGTCAAATAAGAGTGGTTGATATAATTTTGAATATGCATCTACTCCACCTACTGAAAGTGAGCCGAGTGTCTCACCATGATAAGCATCACTTAGTGCCATGAACTTTTTCCTATTAGTTTGACCTATTTGATGCTGATATTGAAAACTGATTTTTAATGCAACTTCAACAGATGAAGAACCATTATCTGTAAAGAAGAAACGGTTAATTGCTTGAGGTGTTATTTTAGCTAGTTTTTCACATAGCTCAATAGCTGGCTTGTGAGAAAAATTAGCAAAAATTACATGTTCTAAATTATCTAGTTGATCTTTGAGGGCTGCGTTAATCCTAGGATGACAATGACCTAAAAGATTACACCACCAAGAACTTACTATATCGAGGTAAGAATTTCCATCTATATCGTATAAATTTAAACCGCTTGCATGGTCGATAACAATGGGAGGAAGTTCCTCATAATCTTTCATTTGAGATCTAGGATGCCATATATGCATTAAGTCTCTTTCTGCGTAATTCATGTCTAAAAGACCTCCTTGTAAAGTGATTTTAAAAATTCTATATCTATATCAATTTCACTGTCACCTGTACCAACACACGCAATTACAGGTATATCACTTAGCGCTTGTATCTGTATTTTATTATCTATGTGAAGAAAATTGTTTTTATCAAAGCGATTCAAAATGATTCCTTTTATATTCAGACCTAGATTTTTAGCGTGATTAATTGTCAGTAAGCTTGAATTAATAGTACCTAGAGATGCATCAGCTACTATTATAATATCTAAATCAAGAGTCTTTATAATATCTGTAAGCATCAATTTAGGAGAGCTATTTATAGGACATATGATTCCACCACAACCCTCGACTATTAGGTATTCGTGCTGTTTTGATATAGTTTTATAATCCATTAATATTTTGTCTAAATCTATGCTCACCCCTTCCATTTTAGAAGCTAAATGCGGAGATACTGGAGTTTCTAATATATAAGAAACGTTTGAATTTGGGTTGCCTTTTAAACCTGCGATTTCGAAAACTTCATATGCATCTCCAGCGATCAGATTAGTTTTTGTTTTTATAGCACCACTTAGAGCAGGTTTGTAATAAGAGACATTCGTATTTGATTTTGAGAGTTTTTTTGCTATAAGAGCGGATACATATGTTTTCCCAATATCTGTTCCAGTTCCAGTTATAAATATTGATTTAGTCATATCGTTTCACCTCTAAATTGAGAGATTTAATTTTTTCTAAATCGCAGTCGATTGAAATACCTGGGGTAGTAAGTAGGTCACCTGTTAAACTTGCATTTATACCACATTCGAATAAGTCATGACCTAAATTTGGGAGAAGACCTCGTCCTCCAGCTAATCTCAGAAAAGCATCCGGAAGTATAAATCTCATTATTGCTACACTTTTCTTTATCTCATCTTCTGAAAGTGGTTTTAAATGAGCTAATGGAGTACCTTCGATTGGGTTTAAAAAATTTATTGGAACAGATTTTATATTTAGGGATCTAAGAGTTAGAGCTAAGTCTATTCTATCTTCATAGTTTTCGCCGAGACCAAAAATACCACCACTACAGACTTCAAGCCCTATATCTTGTGCATCTTTTATTGTAGATATCTTTTCATCATAGCTATGAGTCGTACATATTGATGGGAAAAATTTTCTAGAAGTTTCTAAATTGTTGTGATATCTAGTTACTCCAGAATTTTTCAATATTTGGAGTTGGGATTTTGACAGTAAGCCATGAGAAGCACAAAGACCTAGCTTTGATAATCTTTTTAAACTACCATATGTTTTAGATAGATTTTCAATTTCTGCATCGGATAGTGATCTTCCAGAAGTTACTATGGAAAATCGAGCAACTCCCTTTGCGTTATTATATAACCCATCTCTTTGTAAACTGCTATTGTTTCTAAGTGAATAGCATTCTATATTTGTGTGATTGTGGACAGATTGTGCACAATATTTGCAATCCTCAGAGCATTTTCCACTTTTTCCGTTTGTTATACTGCAAAGGTCGAACTCATTTTTGCAAAAATGCTTACATATGAGATTAGCATAATGACATAGATCATTGGTTGGATATAAGGTTAAAGTCATTGCTTCTTGTTTTGTAATTAGATTTCCGGATTTTATGGATTCGAAAATAGATTCAATAGACATAGGCTTCCTCCTAAAAAATATTTTGTTTATAAATAATTGAAAAGAGATTTTGTACAATTATTTTACAGAATAAGTATATATGAAATTGAAAAACTTTGTCAACCTAAAAATAACAAAGGTGACAAAGTGTAAATATTGACCCAAAAAAGACAATTATTTGGAGAACAAATTCATTGTGATATAATGAATTTGATATTTTAGAAATTGTTTTAGAGAGTTAAGTTGTGGACAATTAAAATAGAGGGGTGTTTTTATGAAATTTGTATGTCGGATTTGTGGAAGTGAAGTTGAAGCTAGTAAAGCAAATTACATATGTGAATGCGGTGGAATGTACGATATAGTAAAATCAGAGAGAAGTTTTAAACCTTCAAAGATACTCGATAAAGAGTGGAGTCTTTTTAGATATGAGAATAGTATTCCTGTAAATCATAGCATATGGAAGGATTTATCTATGGGTGAGGGAATGACAGCTATCAAGCCATTGTCAAAAGCTCAACCTAATTTATTTGTGAAATTAGAATATGCCATGCCTACATTGTCATTCAAAGACAGAGGAGCTGTTGTTCTAATATCTAAAGCACTACAATGGGGAGCGAAAAAATTAGTACAAGATAGCAGTGGAAATGCTGGTGTTGCAGTTGCGGCTTATGCTTCAAGAGGTGGTCTTCAATGTGATATATATGTTCCAAAAGGGACTTCTGAAAAGAAGATAGCACAAATAGAATCGCACGGGGCAAAAGTCATAATAGTAAACGGTTCGAGGGAAGATACTCAAAAAGCGGCCATAGAAGCTTCCGTGGACTGCGATGTATTTTATGCAAGTCATGTATTTAATCCTGTGTTTTATGAGGGAACTAAAACATATATATATGAAATTTACGAACAGCTAGGTGAGCTACCAGAGCGTTTAGTTGTACCTCTTGGAAATGGTTCTTTATTTTTAGGAATATATCAAGCGCTTTTAGAATTTAAAGAGAGTGGATTGATAGTGAGTTATCCAGAGGTTATAGTGGTTCAAGCAGAAGGGTGTGCTCCGATATACGAAGCTTTTGTATCTGAAGAGAATGAAGTGTTTGAGGTGAAAAATGCGGGAACAGAAGCGAGTGGAATTGCAATAGCGAATCCTAGAAGAGGAAATCAAATACTTAGTGCGATAAGAGAAATTGGTGGCAAAGTAATATTAGCACCAAATAATGGGATTATGGAAATGAAGTCACATCTAGCACATTTGGGTTATTATGTAGAACCTACAACGGCTGCAACATTTGCTGGATATTTCGATTATGTCAAATCAACAGGAGATGACAAAAAAGCGATAATACCACTTTGTGGTTCTGGTTTGAAAAAATAAATATCATTTTTACAATTATATATGAAAACAGCCTCACTTATAATGAAAATTAAACTGATCCCTAAAATTTGGACCTAAAAATCTAACTTTTGGAGGGAAGTTCATAATAGTATAAGTGAGGCTGTTTTTCTTAATATATTTTGCCTAATGCTATCTACAAGGAATCAAAATTGTATTATCTGAATCTCGTAAATCTCTAGGTGTAACGCCAGGTTCTGTGAAGCCATCTTCTTCTATATCTATACCTTGATTTTTATAAGATGCCCATGCAAGTTCAGAACAATACCAGTCCTTTTCATAAGGCGATGTATCTTTTTTGAAATCCAGCATGTAATTTTTGCCAATTTGAGAAACTGCAAAATCTACAGCTTTATCAATTTGACTTTGACTAACGCCACTAACTCTGTATATAGTGCCCTGTCTATCATCAAATCTTTCATCATCTAGGACACTTCTTGAAATTCCATTGCTTATTGCTTCTATAAGCCTGATATAGTATTGTCCTTGGGCTTCAGAGTAATATATACCTTCTACAATTGCTACGTGAGCGGTTATTCCAAATCCACCAGAAGCCTCAAATAGTATATCGCCTTTTTTTACGGTTGAAAGAAGATTATAAGAACTATAGTTCGCTTTGTGAGGCAGAACTGTTCCTGTATTATAATGCCATAAATTCGATCCGCTAGAATTCCTCATTGTATAATTGTATTTCTGATGAGGCTCCAAAATAGATATGTAGGAGTTTGCATAATCAGATGGTGAATTATAAGCTTTTGGATTGTAATTTTTGACAAAAGTTTCATAGGATAGATCAAAATCAATACCATATTTTTCACCATAGTTTTGAACTAAATTATAGGCACTCTGTAAATCTTGAGCGTGAACAGGTAAAGCTGAGCAGTCTCTAATGCTAGGGCTAGCAGATGCAATAGCAGGCATGATCATTAGAGAACAAAGAATAGTAGCTGTGATTTTTTTTAACGACATGATATCATCTCCTTTAAAATGAACTATATAATATATAATGCGTAAAATAAAGATATCATCACTTTAAATAAAAATCAATATGAATTCCATAAACGGTATTAAAAAGACCGCGAAAAGTATTTCGCGGTCTGAAAGTATACACAAAATGGAATAAAACTTACACTTTATTCTTCAGGGACACTTACTAGAGTTAGAGGGTCTACAGTTTCTCCATCTTTTCTTATTTCAAAGTGCAGGTGCGGCCCTGTTGAGCGACCAGTACTTCCAACTTTTGCTATTATAGTACCAGCGCTTATAGCATCGTCTCTATTAACGAGTAGCTCAGATGTGTGAGCATAAAATGTAGCGTAGCCATCTCCATGATCTATTATTATAGTTCGACCATAGCCACCTATTTCACCAGAAAATATAACTTTTCCAGACCTAGTTGATTTTATGTCGTTTCCCCTTGGTGCAGGGATATCTATTCCAGAGTGAAATGTTTCTTTTTTTAATACAGGATGCATTTTGTTACCATAGCTAGATGAAATTCGTTTGTATTTGTTATCTAAAGGCCATAGCCACTCTATATTTTCAGCAGGTGTGGTTTCAGTGACTTCTTCTGACTTTGTTTCGGTTGCTTGAATTTTAGCTGATTGAGTGTCTTGAGGTATTGTACTTTCCATAGACAATACCTTCGGGCTACTTTCATATAAATCCTTGTTGTCACAAATGCTTTGAGCTTGAACTTCAGCTAGTACTAGGAAACCAGATAAACTGAGTATACACCCCATAGCTAGTATTTTATTTGCGTTATTTTTGAAATTCATAATTGTAAAAAGCCTCCTTTGTAATTGTTTTTTTGTCGAAGCATAATGCAAGACAGAAGGCTCAAGTTTTTCTAAATTTACAGATTCTAGCCATTTAATTAGACATAGCCCGTAGGCTTTTTTTTCATTTAAAGAAACAAGTTCTAAAGCCATTGCATCACAAGCAGTTTCAATACATTGCTCGTATCTAGCTAAGCCGTATCTTATAAATGGATTGAAGGCATAAAGTTTTTTAAGGAAAGCAGTTATTTCAAATATTAGAACATCAAATCGCTTTATATGCGCTAATTCGTGTAGCATGGCATATTCTATTTCTCTATAGCTTAGAAAATCAAGTGAATTGATAGGCAGTACTATTGTAGGATTAAAAAATCCAAATACTATTGGGCTTTCGACACTATTTGAGAATAATAATTGAACACTTCTATATACTTTCATTTTTTGGCAATTTTTATCTAGCAAATTCTTTAATTCACAAGAGGCTACAATAGAATTAGCTTTGAAATGTTTTTGTAATTTGCACTTCAAAAATAATCTTTTTAAACTAAATAGCACAACAAATGCTAGATATAAGATACAAACTATATTTAGCCAATCAATGTGAAAATAATTTGATTCAACTTGGATTTCATTAAAATTAGATGTATCAAACCAACTTAAAATTTCTGAGGCCTTATATGAGAGATTGTTTTTTGGTATAATATTATTAAATTCCTTTATTTTAAGAGCCGATTTAAAGGCTATAGGAATTTCAGGCGGAGCAAAAAATACCAATCTTAAAACGGCGACCAACCATAGATAAGATTGACTTTTTGCTCCTATTTTAGTTCCCAGAATTTTTTGTAAAACTAGTATAGCGAATATAACTATACTTCCCCAAAATGAGGCAGTTAAAATATGTTTTGAAATATCTATTAGCATTGTTTTCTCCTATTTATCCATATTGTCGAGCATTTTCTTTAAATCTTCTAAATCTGACTTACTGATTTCTTCAGTTTTTAAAAAACTTGCGAATAAATCTTTTACTCCGCCCTTATAAAACTTATCTAGAAAAACTTTATTTTTCATCTGTCTGCATTCTTCTTTACTGTATCGAACGCTATATATATACGAGCGTCCTTCTTGTTTATAGGTCAAAATCTCCTTTTCAACAAGCCTAGAAAGCAGAGTTTTGACTGTGTTTTTTTTCCACCCCCTTTGAGAATCTAAATAATTAAAAACATCAGATGCA from the Tissierellales bacterium genome contains:
- a CDS encoding M23/M56 family metallopeptidase, producing the protein MLIDISKHILTASFWGSIVIFAILVLQKILGTKIGAKSQSYLWLVAVLRLVFFAPPEIPIAFKSALKIKEFNNIIPKNNLSYKASEILSWFDTSNFNEIQVESNYFHIDWLNIVCILYLAFVVLFSLKRLFLKCKLQKHFKANSIVASCELKNLLDKNCQKMKVYRSVQLLFSNSVESPIVFGFFNPTIVLPINSLDFLSYREIEYAMLHELAHIKRFDVLIFEITAFLKKLYAFNPFIRYGLARYEQCIETACDAMALELVSLNEKKAYGLCLIKWLESVNLEKLEPSVLHYASTKKQLQRRLFTIMNFKNNANKILAMGCILSLSGFLVLAEVQAQSICDNKDLYESSPKVLSMESTIPQDTQSAKIQATETKSEEVTETTPAENIEWLWPLDNKYKRISSSYGNKMHPVLKKETFHSGIDIPAPRGNDIKSTRSGKVIFSGEIGGYGRTIIIDHGDGYATFYAHTSELLVNRDDAISAGTIIAKVGSTGRSTGPHLHFEIRKDGETVDPLTLVSVPEE
- a CDS encoding YiiX/YebB-like N1pC/P60 family cysteine hydrolase, whose translation is MSLKKITATILCSLMIMPAIASASPSIRDCSALPVHAQDLQSAYNLVQNYGEKYGIDFDLSYETFVKNYNPKAYNSPSDYANSYISILEPHQKYNYTMRNSSGSNLWHYNTGTVLPHKANYSSYNLLSTVKKGDILFEASGGFGITAHVAIVEGIYYSEAQGQYYIRLIEAISNGISRSVLDDERFDDRQGTIYRVSGVSQSQIDKAVDFAVSQIGKNYMLDFKKDTSPYEKDWYCSELAWASYKNQGIDIEEDGFTEPGVTPRDLRDSDNTILIPCR
- a CDS encoding threonine synthase, which translates into the protein MKFVCRICGSEVEASKANYICECGGMYDIVKSERSFKPSKILDKEWSLFRYENSIPVNHSIWKDLSMGEGMTAIKPLSKAQPNLFVKLEYAMPTLSFKDRGAVVLISKALQWGAKKLVQDSSGNAGVAVAAYASRGGLQCDIYVPKGTSEKKIAQIESHGAKVIIVNGSREDTQKAAIEASVDCDVFYASHVFNPVFYEGTKTYIYEIYEQLGELPERLVVPLGNGSLFLGIYQALLEFKESGLIVSYPEVIVVQAEGCAPIYEAFVSEENEVFEVKNAGTEASGIAIANPRRGNQILSAIREIGGKVILAPNNGIMEMKSHLAHLGYYVEPTTAATFAGYFDYVKSTGDDKKAIIPLCGSGLKK
- a CDS encoding BlaI/MecI/CopY family transcriptional regulator; this translates as MTFVDKISDAEWEVLEVLWKHNNSTASDVFNYLDSQRGWKKNTVKTLLSRLVEKEILTYKQEGRSYIYSVRYSKEECRQMKNKVFLDKFYKGGVKDLFASFLKTEEISKSDLEDLKKMLDNMDK
- the bioA gene encoding adenosylmethionine--8-amino-7-oxononanoate transaminase, which codes for MNYAERDLMHIWHPRSQMKDYEELPPIVIDHASGLNLYDIDGNSYLDIVSSWWCNLLGHCHPRINAALKDQLDNLEHVIFANFSHKPAIELCEKLAKITPQAINRFFFTDNGSSSVEVALKISFQYQHQIGQTNRKKFMALSDAYHGETLGSLSVGGVDAYSKLYQPLLFDTKRIQSPDCYRCPYGKNSSSCSAECFEYAEEAFKEQGHETCAMIVEPLLQGAAGLKVYPPIYLKKMREICTKYGVLLIADEIATGFGRTGKYFACDHANISPDLICLSKSLTGGYLPMAIVGTSDEVYNAFYGDYNDGKAFLHSHTYSGNPLACRAAVEVLNILEEENLVEKAASNSDYFHNLICSELQNHPNVGDIRYIGLINAIELVSDKKAKTPLDSKKRTGYNIYKRALKKGLLLRPLEDILYFNPPIIMTKDEMIKAISICKEAIEEELGS
- the bioB gene encoding biotin synthase BioB; its protein translation is MSIESIFESIKSGNLITKQEAMTLTLYPTNDLCHYANLICKHFCKNEFDLCSITNGKSGKCSEDCKYCAQSVHNHTNIECYSLRNNSSLQRDGLYNNAKGVARFSIVTSGRSLSDAEIENLSKTYGSLKRLSKLGLCASHGLLSKSQLQILKNSGVTRYHNNLETSRKFFPSICTTHSYDEKISTIKDAQDIGLEVCSGGIFGLGENYEDRIDLALTLRSLNIKSVPINFLNPIEGTPLAHLKPLSEDEIKKSVAIMRFILPDAFLRLAGGRGLLPNLGHDLFECGINASLTGDLLTTPGISIDCDLEKIKSLNLEVKRYD
- the bioD gene encoding dethiobiotin synthase, encoding MTKSIFITGTGTDIGKTYVSALIAKKLSKSNTNVSYYKPALSGAIKTKTNLIAGDAYEVFEIAGLKGNPNSNVSYILETPVSPHLASKMEGVSIDLDKILMDYKTISKQHEYLIVEGCGGIICPINSSPKLMLTDIIKTLDLDIIIVADASLGTINSSLLTINHAKNLGLNIKGIILNRFDKNNFLHIDNKIQIQALSDIPVIACVGTGDSEIDIDIEFLKSLYKEVF